The genome window GCCAGCACATCGGTCGGACGATTCCGACTGCGGTACAATGCGTTGAGCCGCTGCATCTCTTTGTCGTGGACGAGTGCGACGGTGAGTTCCGCGGCGGGTTCTCGCAACAATCGGAGCAACTGCTGCGCCTGACGGCGTAGCGTGGCGGCGGAGAGGCCGCGTACACGCTGGCGCCAGAGGACCGTGACGGGCATGGCCGTCACGCGGGTTCTTTCGGCGCGGGCACGGCCGCGCCGTTCAAGGCGCGTTGTCGCTCACGCTCGCTCTCGGCGTGGTCGTAAGCGGTGATGATATTCTGCACCAGTCGGTGACGGACGACATCTCGTTCAGTGAAGTAGCAAAAACGGATATCTTCGATGCCGGCCAGGATGGCCTGCGCTTCCTTCAACCCCGAGGCTTTGCCCGACGGCAGATCGATTTGCGTCACGTCGCCGGTGATCACGGCCTTCGAGCCGTAGCCCAAGCGGGTGAGGAACATCTTCATCTGTTCCGAGGTGGTGTTCTGCGCCTCGTCGAGGATGACGAAGGAGTCATTAAGGGTGCGGCCGCGCATGAAGGCCAGCGGCGCCACCTCGATCACGCCGCGCTCGAGCATCTTTTGCGCTCGGTCGAAATCGACCATGTCGTGCAGGGCGTCATAGAGCGGACGCAGGTACGGGTTGACCTTTTCAGCCAGGTCGCCCGGCAGAAAACCGAGCTTCTCGCCGGCCTCGACCGCCGGCCGGGTCAGTACCATGCGGGCGAAGTTGTTCTTCATCAAGCCGCCGACCGCCATGGCCATGGCCAGGTAGGTCTTGCCGGTGCCGGCCGGACCGATGCCGAAGACGATATCGAAATTGCGGATGGCTTCGATGTAGGCCTTCTGGGCAACGCTCTTGGGGGTGATGACCCGCTTGTGGGCGGAGACGTAGACGGCGTCGAGGAAGATATCCTTGAGCTTGGCGGTGCGGTCGCGGCTGAGGATGCGGATGGCGTAATCAATGTCGCTGGGGTAGACGGGGTAGCCTTGTTCGAGCACGCCGTAGAGCTGGGTGAGAATGCGTCCGGCCAGCTCGCACGCGACGCTGTCGCCGCTGATGGCGAGCGTATGCCCGGCGGTGCCGATACGGACACCGAGGGTGCGCTCGATCACCTTGAGGTGCTCGTCGTTGTGGCCGAGCAGCGCGTGAAACAGCTGGGCGTCGTGGAAGCGAAGTTCGAGGGCCGGCGTGATCGCGGTGGTTGCCAACGCGGTGCTTACTCCTGGTTACTCGAAGAAGGCGCGTGCCGCCTTCAGGGCATCGGCGATCTTGCTGGCGTCTTTACCCCCGGCCTGCGCCAGCTCCGGGCGGCCGCCGCCCCGGCCGCCGACAATCGGCGCGATCTGGCCGATGAGTTTACCGGCGTGAACTTGCGCGGTCAGGTCCTTCGTCACCGCGGCCAGCAGGCTGACGCGGTCGCCGAGCCCGCTGGCGAGGACCACGACGCCGCTGCCCAGGCGCTGGCGCAGCGCATCGGCCATTTCGAGCAAGCGCGCCGGATCGACGCCATCAATCTGGGCGGCGAGCACTCTAAAGCCGGCGCGGCCCGTGAACGCCTGGCTGAGCAAGTCGGCGCTTTGCGAGGAGGCCAGCTGGGAGCGCAACTGGTGCAGCTGGCGCTCCAACTCGCGTTGCTGAGCCAGCAGCCGCTCGACCTTTTCCGCCACCTCGCTCTCGTTGCCCTTCACCAGCTCGCCGAGCTGGCGCAGGGTCAGCTCGCGCTCGCGGATGGCGGCGAGGGCGCCGCTGCCGGTCATGCCTTCGAGGCGGCGCACCCCGGCGGCCACGCCGGCCTCGCTGCGCAGCTTGAAGATGCCGATGTCGCCGGTGCGCTGCACGTGCGTACCGCCGCACAGCTCGGTGGAGAACTCACCCATCTTCACCACCCGCACGCGCTC of Deltaproteobacteria bacterium contains these proteins:
- a CDS encoding PhoH family protein, whose amino-acid sequence is MATTAITPALELRFHDAQLFHALLGHNDEHLKVIERTLGVRIGTAGHTLAISGDSVACELAGRILTQLYGVLEQGYPVYPSDIDYAIRILSRDRTAKLKDIFLDAVYVSAHKRVITPKSVAQKAYIEAIRNFDIVFGIGPAGTGKTYLAMAMAVGGLMKNNFARMVLTRPAVEAGEKLGFLPGDLAEKVNPYLRPLYDALHDMVDFDRAQKMLERGVIEVAPLAFMRGRTLNDSFVILDEAQNTTSEQMKMFLTRLGYGSKAVITGDVTQIDLPSGKASGLKEAQAILAGIEDIRFCYFTERDVVRHRLVQNIITAYDHAESERERQRALNGAAVPAPKEPA